Genomic window (Capsicum annuum cultivar UCD-10X-F1 chromosome 10, UCD10Xv1.1, whole genome shotgun sequence):
gtacatatatacccctgaactttgataaatggtacaaatatatccttTGTTATACTTTAGATACAAATAAACCCTTGCTGTTAATAAAAAGGTACATATATGCTCTTCTCACTAACGACAGAAGACGTGTCACAATCCTGTtcattggtttttttttttttttaaatttaatttatctcaactccacctcaaaataattctaatttaacccATAGTCCGATCCAAATAATAACTCAAACCTGATCCGGTCTAatatagagagaaagagagaatgaaCATGCGTGAATAGATATGCGTCTTGAAGATTCTATTAGACATGCTCGGGTTTGAGTTATTATTTGGATCGATTTGTgggttaaattaaaaaaaattttaggtaGGATggggataaattaaattaaaaaagggcAAATGAACAAGATTGTGGCACGTATCCTGCCGTTAGTGAGAAAGGTATATATATACCCTTTCATTAACGACAATGATATTTTGTACCTTAAGTATGACAGAGGGTATATCTGTaatatttatcaaagttcaggagTATATATGTACTTTTTCATTGATAGAGGGTATATGTATACCATTTGTTAAAGTTCAGgagtatatatgtaccttttcattaacagCAAAagtatatttatacctaaaataTGACGAAAGGTATATCTatacaatttattaaaatttaggaGTATATTcgtacttttttctttaaattaatgaTGAATTCTGATTTTGATCTTTGTGATATTTGGTTAAGAATATAAATACTACTTATCTGATTTTGTATTCTAGGACCCAAAAACTTGCCAAACATGCAACTACATACACATAATATATAAGGCTAAAAAGAGTAgccaaacacaacttcaaaaCTTCCAAATAAAGTGAATATGTTTTTGGTTTTGATGGTCAAAAAcctacttattttattttcactttaaaaaatatacaaattttgtataaaagaaaaaaataaaactaaaatcttttatcaaaaatattttagaactttcaGTTGTATAACTTGAATCtttatttcaataaataaagttttcacaACAATATTCAAGGCACTGAATTGCTAATACATCATTAACATCTTATCATCTAGAATTACTCCTTAGTTTTATATTACTACGTGAGTTGAAGTacaatttttatgtcatttaagaacattatattttttgataacAATTTAGTGAACTTTTAAGCATAATTATAACATATTTTGTATGACAAATTAGAGTCAAAATCTTTTCAAAGACAGATACACATCAAAAAGTGTCACAAGTTTGATGGAAATTCAACTCACAATAGTTGAGGGCCACTTTCCTATATGCATTTAGGAAAGAGAaaaaacttaattctcaatttcTCATATATTATGCTATACATATAACATACTAACATAATTTAAACCAGAGTTAATAAGTTTGAATAAATCTGTAACTAATAATGTACTAAATCTGCATCCAAAACGAAGAATCTTTGAATGAAAAGTACACGATTTGCTCGACTCTATATGATACGAATTCAATTTAGTTCCACTGTTGATaagtaaacaaaaatatttaaaaaaatcaaatggtAGAAAGGAATGAATAATCATTCTAATCATTAAATAACAACCTTCAAAATTTGCATTGATCATTCacaaatcatttatttatttgaatcaAAATTACATCAACATTAATTATGAGAATTTAATTCATCAAGGCTACAATTGTAAACACAAGTACAAACATATTGACCAAGACCAGCACTTGAGCAAAGTCCATTTCCATTGCGTTTCTGAAAGCATTCCTTTTTACAGTCATAAAGAACACATCCATTTGGATTCAAAATTTCGGTACATCTCGATTGTGCATTCACTTGATTAATCGCCAATGCAACtgcaataattaaattcacaaaaataacattTCATTATTCAAACGCAGAAAAAAATGTagtagaatttttttattatacaCGCATTTTTATGCAAAATTAACCAAGGAACAGATGCATAGACTATAAAACTAACCTATCAATTGCGtcgatcagtagcctttcttcgaaaaattatatatttttagtagtttgTGTTCTATTAATATAACATAGATAATTAACTCTTTATATCAATTATGAAATGGTTACTTGAAAAGTAAAGCAATAACCTTGTTTCAAACtattaaattatacaaatatatcttgtaaaaattctttatgttatcattatatacaccataaaaatgaaaaaggtaaatctcaaataaataaaaaataaaaaattataaaaatatataaaagacaGACCTGAAATAATGAGAAGAAAACAAAGCACAGAGTTAAAAAATTTGGCCATTCTTATATAGTATAAATTATTAATCTCAatgatatattttagtgtaaggtGCAAATGGCTTTTTATAGTGTATTTTTTTAGACTATGGTAAGTTATAATGGAAAgtaaaatgagatttttttttggtaCATATATAATTTGTTTTCCTTGTTGAGAATTTTGACTAGAATGAGATCTTAGAAGATTTATAAAGTTACctaataattatattatacttcaaaattatatatatggtcTACATATAATGTGTTAtaagaataatatggtaaatgtatatatgtttttCCTAAACTAATTCATGAGTTTTCAATCTTAAATATTATCTTTTTCCATTTATATACAACTAACTATTATACCTTAACAATATTATGAAATAGAAAAATTGTGTATTATAAATGCTGCAAATATTAtattatgaaaattaaaattgcTTCCACATTAGACGTAAACAAATGTTCAATGTAATTTTACAAGTGAGTTTTGAAAAGAGTATGATATACATCGACCTTACTCCTATCGTTATGCAATAGACAAGTTATTTTCGATTTACCTCAGCACAAAATAAAAACATTCGATGTgggattataaaaaaaaaaaaaaaaaaatagcaagatataaaagaaataatgaagtaattgATCATAATAATACATAAAAGCTTTGGAGCCAATTAATGaatgtatttttttctctctcaaaaggatttataaataatttaaatagatgtcAATTAATGTCTTAAAAAAACATAGTCTTGATTATTGACGGTCAATGGGAAATGAAATGTGGTATGTATACattagttttaattaattattactccctttttttccttttttttttcttttgttttccatCATATGTTCGCTATCCACATCGAAAATCTTGATTAACTCGGATGCTACATTGTACGACCGATTTTGTTTTTTATCTGATGTTCGGTATTCGCATCGAAAATCTCGATTAACTCAGACACTACATTGTACGATCAATTTTGTTTTTCATCCGATGTCCGGTATCCGCATAAAAAATCTCAATTAACTCAGACACTACATTGTATGACCAGTTTTGTTTTTCATCTGACGTCCGGTATCCGCATCGAAAATCTCGATTAACTCGGACACTGCATTGTACGACCGATCTCGTTTTCCATCCGATGTCTCATATCTGCATCAAAAATCTCAATTAACTCAGACACTACATTGTACGACCAGTTTGTTTTCCATCCGATGCCCGATATCTGCATCAAAAATCTCAATTAACTCGGATACTACATTGTACGCCCGTTTCTACTGGTGGTGCTCCCAACAAGATTTTCTCTATACTCAGAACTCGAACTTGAGACCTCTATTTAACGGTGAAGTGGGTCCCACCACTACACGACAACCCATGTCGGCCCTTTCGTTCCATATAGTATAtgtatagagaaaaaaaattaaaaaaattgcatGATAATTGATTAAGTGGACGT
Coding sequences:
- the LOC107845185 gene encoding defensin-like protein 163, with the translated sequence MAKFFNSVLCFLLIISVALAINQVNAQSRCTEILNPNGCVLYDCKKECFQKRNGNGLCSSAGLGQYVCTCVYNCSLDELNSHN